Proteins from one Paenibacillus amylolyticus genomic window:
- a CDS encoding LysR family transcriptional regulator: MTLQQLKYVIEVATRGSMNEAAKRLFISQPSLSNAIRDLEQELRITIFDRTNKGISLSKEGVEFLSYARQVVEQAELLENRYLNAKPSPQHFSVSTQHYAFAVNAFVRLVQQYGQDEYELALRETKTYEIIQDVKSLRSEIGILYLNEFNAKVINKLLKDAGLVFTSLFTAKPHIFISVKNPLAKQESVAIEQLQDYPYLSFDQGEYNSFHFSEEILSTLSHPKSIQVNDRATLFNLLIGLNGYTISTGVLSADLNGNEIIPVPLECEETINVGWISHKSTSLSNLGVAYVQALHEAIGS, translated from the coding sequence TTGACCCTACAACAATTAAAATATGTGATTGAGGTTGCCACACGTGGCTCCATGAATGAAGCAGCCAAACGCCTGTTTATCTCGCAACCGAGCCTGTCGAATGCCATCCGGGATCTGGAGCAGGAATTGCGCATCACCATTTTTGACCGTACCAATAAGGGCATATCGCTGTCCAAAGAAGGCGTGGAGTTTCTAAGCTATGCACGTCAGGTGGTAGAACAGGCTGAACTGCTGGAGAATCGTTACCTGAACGCCAAGCCATCCCCGCAGCATTTCTCCGTATCGACTCAGCACTATGCGTTTGCGGTGAATGCTTTTGTTCGCCTGGTACAGCAGTATGGTCAGGATGAATATGAGTTGGCGCTTCGAGAGACCAAGACGTACGAGATTATTCAGGATGTGAAAAGCCTGCGTAGTGAAATTGGCATCCTGTATCTGAATGAGTTCAATGCCAAGGTAATTAACAAATTGTTAAAAGATGCGGGTCTGGTCTTCACGAGCTTATTCACTGCCAAGCCTCATATCTTTATCAGCGTGAAGAACCCGTTAGCGAAGCAGGAGTCCGTTGCGATTGAGCAATTGCAGGATTATCCGTACCTGTCATTTGACCAGGGAGAGTATAATTCCTTTCATTTTTCCGAAGAGATTCTGAGTACGTTATCTCACCCCAAAAGCATACAGGTAAACGACCGCGCAACATTGTTTAACCTGTTGATTGGTCTGAATGGGTATACGATCTCTACAGGCGTACTTAGCGCTGATCTGAACGGAAATGAGATTATTCCTGTACCGCTGGAGTGTGAGGAGACCATTAATGTGGGTTGGATAAGTCACAAGAGTACCTCTCTCTCCAATCTGGGCGTAGCTTATGTTCAGGCTCTGCATGAGGCCATAGGGTCTTAG
- a CDS encoding SDR family oxidoreductase, translating into MFNIKGKVVVITGASSGIGEATSRLLAEHGAHVVIGARRVDRLEELASSIRSQGGSVEYQPLDVTQLEEMQAIVDRAHTQYGRVDVMINNAGVMPLSPLEALKIDEWNRMIDVNIRGVLHGIAAGLPIMKQQGSGQFINIASIGAYAVSPTAAVYCATKYAVRAISEGLRQEVGGDIRVTLVSPGVTESELADTITDEEAKDLMREYRRISIPASAIAQSILYAINQPAGVDVNEIVVRPTASMA; encoded by the coding sequence TTGTTCAATATAAAAGGAAAAGTGGTTGTTATTACTGGTGCAAGTAGTGGAATAGGAGAGGCAACATCTCGTTTACTGGCAGAGCATGGTGCACATGTGGTTATTGGAGCCAGACGTGTGGATCGCTTGGAGGAATTAGCCTCATCGATTCGTTCGCAGGGCGGTTCGGTTGAATATCAACCACTTGATGTGACTCAATTGGAAGAGATGCAGGCGATTGTGGATAGAGCTCATACTCAGTACGGACGTGTTGACGTTATGATTAACAATGCGGGTGTTATGCCATTATCCCCTCTTGAAGCATTAAAGATTGACGAATGGAATCGCATGATTGATGTCAACATCCGTGGGGTGTTGCATGGCATTGCCGCGGGACTTCCTATTATGAAACAGCAAGGTTCCGGCCAATTTATCAATATCGCCTCCATCGGTGCCTACGCTGTATCCCCAACAGCTGCGGTGTACTGTGCAACCAAATATGCAGTTCGTGCCATTTCGGAAGGGCTTCGTCAGGAAGTCGGTGGTGATATCCGCGTGACGCTCGTATCTCCGGGTGTGACCGAATCGGAACTGGCAGATACGATTACTGATGAAGAAGCAAAAGATTTGATGAGAGAATATCGGCGTATCTCCATTCCTGCCTCGGCGATTGCGCAAAGTATCTTATACGCCATCAACCAGCCGGCAGGTGTGGACGTCAATGAGATTGTAGTAAGACCTACAGCAAGTATGGCTTAA
- a CDS encoding Atu4866 domain-containing protein: MGHDRVVSKQEQNHPYVGMWVTKDGYIRHEILPNGRYDEARGDRQHAYQGSYVVNGQHIDYVDDTGFTADGEFKNDILFHGGMIFYRENVK, encoded by the coding sequence ATGGGGCATGATCGCGTGGTAAGCAAACAAGAACAAAATCATCCTTATGTGGGCATGTGGGTCACGAAGGATGGGTACATCCGCCACGAGATTCTCCCAAATGGGAGATATGATGAAGCAAGAGGGGACCGGCAGCACGCATATCAGGGTTCCTATGTTGTCAATGGACAGCATATCGACTATGTCGATGATACGGGTTTTACAGCAGATGGAGAGTTTAAGAATGACATATTGTTTCATGGCGGGATGATATTTTATCGGGAAAATGTGAAATGA
- a CDS encoding AraC family transcriptional regulator, translating to MELNLTNIDHGITEQQLKLADLIKRYTPTDGIHSTAIPSLALIRASEISQPIYSIQQPALCIVAQGSKLVILGQESYTYDLTQYLVASINLPISGQVVQATVEHPYLCMRLDFDPGQIFDLIKDTPVAPPRPNHSTSRGLFVSSVKLPLLEVVFRLVRLLDTPEDIPVLAPLFIREILYRIIQDEHGQSIMQFAVQNSHAQHIAEVIEVIQSEYARPLRIEELASMVNMSSSSLHYHFKAITAMSPLQFQKQIRLQEARRMLLTGSTDAADAAFEVGYESPSQFSREYARTYGLPPKSDIKRLRHILHIEC from the coding sequence ATGGAGTTAAATCTAACCAATATAGATCATGGGATCACCGAGCAGCAGCTTAAGTTGGCTGATCTAATCAAACGCTACACTCCTACTGACGGAATTCATTCAACAGCAATACCTTCACTTGCCTTAATCCGCGCCTCCGAGATCTCACAACCCATCTATTCCATTCAACAACCCGCCCTCTGTATTGTCGCTCAAGGCTCCAAATTGGTTATACTTGGACAGGAAAGCTATACCTACGACCTGACACAATATTTAGTAGCTTCCATAAACTTGCCTATTTCAGGGCAGGTTGTACAGGCTACCGTTGAACACCCCTATCTATGTATGAGACTGGATTTTGATCCAGGGCAGATCTTCGATCTCATTAAGGATACGCCTGTAGCACCACCCAGACCTAATCATTCAACGAGCCGTGGATTGTTTGTTAGCTCAGTCAAACTGCCACTTCTTGAAGTCGTATTCCGATTGGTCAGATTGCTGGACACGCCTGAGGACATTCCCGTTCTAGCCCCATTGTTCATTCGCGAGATTCTGTATCGCATCATTCAAGATGAACATGGGCAATCCATTATGCAATTTGCGGTTCAGAACAGCCATGCTCAGCACATCGCCGAAGTAATCGAAGTCATCCAGTCTGAATATGCCAGACCACTTCGAATCGAAGAACTTGCTTCCATGGTCAACATGAGCTCTTCCTCTCTGCATTATCATTTTAAAGCCATCACTGCCATGAGTCCGCTGCAATTTCAGAAGCAGATTCGATTGCAGGAAGCTCGGCGAATGTTACTGACAGGCTCTACCGACGCTGCTGATGCTGCGTTTGAAGTTGGCTATGAGAGCCCTTCCCAATTCAGCCGGGAGTATGCGAGGACGTATGGTCTTCCTCCAAAAAGTGATATCAAACGCCTCCGCCATATACTGCATATCGAATGCTAA
- a CDS encoding MerR family transcriptional regulator — translation MSQNEVFSIKETSEQAGLSEDTIRYYEKIGLLPRAERKANRHRVYRLEDIHTMKLITCLKKTGMSLDEMKPYLHMSMDSDLADFPEEREMLVNYRSKVEAQIASLQQVVDFIDEKLHNRSMFPDKCPINAENQMSVFEKKNVFS, via the coding sequence ATGAGTCAGAATGAAGTGTTCTCCATTAAAGAAACGTCAGAACAGGCGGGATTATCGGAAGATACGATTCGGTATTATGAGAAGATTGGGCTGCTTCCCCGAGCTGAACGCAAGGCCAATCGCCATCGGGTATACCGCCTGGAGGATATTCATACGATGAAGTTGATCACTTGCCTCAAAAAAACAGGAATGTCTCTGGATGAAATGAAGCCCTATTTGCATATGTCGATGGACTCGGATCTCGCAGATTTCCCGGAGGAGCGGGAGATGCTGGTGAATTATCGAAGCAAAGTGGAAGCACAGATTGCATCGCTACAGCAGGTGGTTGATTTTATCGACGAGAAGTTGCATAACCGAAGCATGTTTCCTGATAAATGTCCTATTAACGCGGAGAACCAGATGTCTGTTTTTGAAAAAAAGAACGTATTCTCCTAA
- a CDS encoding SDR family NAD(P)-dependent oxidoreductase: MNNQNQLRTALITGSTSGIGLELTRKLLAEGWQVIGLNRSAFPSEDTDIQNALRSGKLRWVQANLTNYDSLRTALDQIRSDTDSIDILFNNAGGSAPDLRFSDQGHELHFELQTVVPYIIYRELVELLLKGQMKTVINTSTSAFSMVKQFDLNILERPAEFKKLFGPYAISKLGLSLWTREVAKSAKADGIQLLSVDPGGNNTLRGNKTSGLPFYIKPIMKWFFPHPSHGASLLYNAALSPIRHKSGTFLVKNKVATLRFTEQGPAVLNRVNEIYEQQFRTTQSGKPTFNPTQR; the protein is encoded by the coding sequence ATGAATAACCAAAATCAGCTTCGCACCGCTCTCATCACAGGCTCAACGTCAGGCATTGGTCTTGAACTGACACGCAAGTTACTGGCTGAAGGATGGCAGGTAATTGGTCTCAACCGATCGGCTTTCCCATCGGAAGATACCGACATTCAGAACGCCTTACGTTCAGGAAAGCTTCGTTGGGTTCAGGCTAATCTGACCAACTACGACAGTCTGAGAACTGCGCTGGACCAGATCAGATCCGATACTGATTCGATCGATATTTTGTTTAATAATGCCGGGGGCAGTGCTCCCGACCTTCGTTTCTCTGATCAGGGACATGAACTGCACTTCGAACTTCAGACCGTAGTCCCTTATATCATCTACAGGGAATTGGTCGAGCTATTGCTCAAAGGACAGATGAAGACCGTCATTAATACTTCCACCAGCGCGTTCAGCATGGTCAAACAATTTGATCTGAACATCCTGGAACGTCCGGCTGAATTCAAAAAGCTGTTTGGTCCCTATGCCATTTCAAAGCTCGGCTTATCCCTATGGACACGCGAAGTTGCCAAATCTGCCAAAGCGGATGGCATACAGCTACTAAGCGTAGATCCCGGTGGAAATAATACGCTACGGGGCAACAAAACATCCGGCCTGCCCTTCTATATCAAACCCATTATGAAATGGTTCTTTCCCCATCCAAGTCATGGCGCTTCATTGCTTTACAATGCAGCCTTATCCCCAATCAGACACAAATCCGGTACGTTTCTGGTTAAGAACAAAGTGGCAACACTTCGCTTTACAGAACAAGGTCCTGCCGTTTTAAACCGGGTAAACGAGATCTATGAACAGCAGTTTCGCACAACGCAGTCTGGAAAGCCCACATTCAACCCAACTCAACGATAA
- a CDS encoding four-carbon acid sugar kinase family protein: protein MERHDLSNVIGYPAALRTDNSSEALRRQIKQLHDARAHKIIVLDDDPTGVQTVHDIDVLTQWDKPLLQEAFRSTESLFYILTNTRGLDVATAERINREIARNVQEVAAEEGTSFTFVSRSDSMLRGYYPLETDVLAEEVARVSGRAYDGQLIIPAFFEAGRVTIGNTHYMVEGEQLIPVHETEFARDKVFGYEHGDLPAWVEEKTSGRIQASQCLTISLEEIRQGTEVVKAILLKAEGNVPIIVNALSYADMDVLSLALLQAEDEGKAFIFRTAASFVKSYAGIPDQPFLPKEQLIASGQEQHGGIIVVGSYVQKTTRQLEQLLTFPGIISLEIDVERVLTPEGYIEEIRRVIGEANRQLAQGNNVVVYSSRKLITVEGHEGNFKISQTVSSALVEIVQSLEVVPKFIIAKGGITSSDVATKGLAIRKARVLGQVAAGIPVWLTGNEAKFNGIPYIVFPGNVGGEKALLETVEKIEA from the coding sequence GTGGAGAGACATGACCTATCAAACGTTATCGGATATCCCGCAGCTCTTCGGACGGACAACTCTTCTGAAGCATTGCGAAGACAGATTAAACAATTGCATGATGCGAGAGCTCACAAAATTATCGTATTGGATGATGACCCAACCGGTGTACAGACGGTTCATGATATTGATGTGTTGACACAGTGGGACAAACCGCTGTTGCAGGAAGCATTTCGATCCACCGAATCGTTATTCTATATTCTGACCAATACACGAGGGCTGGATGTAGCGACAGCAGAACGTATTAATCGGGAGATTGCCCGCAATGTGCAAGAGGTTGCCGCAGAGGAAGGAACGAGTTTCACTTTTGTAAGTCGCAGTGACTCCATGCTGCGTGGGTACTATCCGCTGGAGACGGATGTACTGGCTGAAGAAGTGGCCCGGGTTAGCGGACGAGCGTATGACGGTCAACTGATCATTCCGGCATTCTTTGAGGCAGGGCGGGTCACAATCGGCAACACGCATTATATGGTCGAAGGTGAACAGTTGATTCCAGTACATGAGACGGAATTTGCCAGGGATAAGGTATTCGGGTACGAGCATGGTGATCTGCCAGCATGGGTCGAAGAGAAGACTTCCGGCCGTATTCAGGCTAGTCAGTGCCTTACCATCTCACTGGAGGAGATTCGTCAAGGTACCGAGGTGGTCAAAGCAATTTTGTTAAAAGCCGAAGGCAATGTACCGATCATTGTGAATGCGCTCTCTTATGCAGACATGGATGTACTGTCTCTGGCTTTGCTGCAAGCGGAGGATGAGGGAAAAGCATTTATCTTCCGGACGGCGGCCTCCTTTGTCAAATCATATGCGGGTATCCCGGATCAGCCATTTCTGCCTAAAGAACAGTTGATCGCAAGCGGACAGGAACAACATGGCGGAATCATTGTTGTCGGTTCCTATGTGCAGAAGACAACCCGACAACTGGAACAACTGCTTACTTTTCCGGGCATCATAAGTCTGGAGATTGATGTGGAGCGTGTACTAACCCCGGAGGGATATATCGAGGAGATTCGACGAGTCATTGGGGAAGCGAACAGGCAGCTTGCGCAGGGCAACAATGTTGTTGTATACAGCAGTCGCAAGCTCATCACAGTTGAAGGACATGAGGGGAATTTCAAGATCAGTCAGACGGTGTCGTCAGCTTTGGTCGAGATTGTGCAATCCCTTGAGGTCGTGCCAAAGTTCATTATTGCCAAAGGTGGCATTACATCCAGTGATGTGGCAACGAAAGGTCTGGCCATACGCAAAGCGAGGGTACTGGGTCAGGTGGCTGCAGGTATTCCGGTATGGTTGACAGGGAATGAAGCCAAATTCAATGGTATCCCGTATATCGTGTTTCCGGGAAATGTTGGCGGGGAAAAGGCCCTTCTGGAAACGGTCGAGAAGATCGAAGCTTAA
- the garR gene encoding 2-hydroxy-3-oxopropionate reductase, translated as MKKRIGFIGLGIMGRPMSLNLIRAGYDVSVYDINQTAVMSLADAGARGAASPKEVAEHSDVIFTILPNSEHVRSVITSEQGVLAGANTGSIIIDMSSISPVVSKELAQLVSQSGLYMLDAPVSGGEPKAIDGTLAIMVGGNEMIFESVKEILQVVGQDVTRVGDNGSGATAKLANQIIVNLNIAAMSEALVFAAKAGIDVEKMYQAIRSGLAGSAVLDAKVPLILDRNFVAGGRIDINLKDMTNVMETAHDIGVPLPLSSQLLEIFHALKIDGKAADDHGGIVQYFEKLAGVEVKRTQ; from the coding sequence ATGAAGAAACGAATTGGATTTATTGGACTCGGTATTATGGGACGTCCTATGTCATTGAACCTGATCCGGGCGGGTTATGATGTAAGCGTATACGATATTAATCAAACGGCTGTGATGTCATTGGCTGATGCGGGAGCGCGAGGAGCGGCATCACCAAAAGAGGTCGCTGAGCATAGCGATGTCATCTTCACGATACTGCCCAATTCGGAGCATGTTCGCAGCGTTATCACAAGTGAACAAGGCGTGCTGGCAGGAGCCAACACGGGAAGTATCATTATTGATATGAGTTCGATCTCGCCGGTCGTTTCCAAAGAGCTGGCTCAGCTTGTATCCCAATCAGGGTTGTATATGCTGGATGCGCCCGTTAGTGGTGGGGAACCCAAAGCAATAGACGGCACACTTGCCATTATGGTGGGTGGCAATGAAATGATATTTGAATCTGTGAAAGAGATACTGCAAGTGGTAGGACAAGATGTAACCCGAGTGGGTGATAACGGTTCGGGTGCAACAGCCAAGTTGGCGAATCAGATTATCGTGAACCTGAATATTGCCGCCATGTCCGAAGCACTTGTTTTTGCAGCGAAGGCTGGTATCGATGTGGAGAAAATGTATCAGGCGATCCGCAGCGGGCTTGCTGGAAGTGCGGTACTGGATGCGAAAGTGCCACTCATTCTGGATCGTAACTTTGTCGCTGGCGGACGGATCGATATTAACCTCAAAGACATGACCAATGTGATGGAAACGGCGCATGATATCGGAGTTCCTTTACCGCTCAGCAGTCAATTGCTGGAGATCTTCCATGCACTGAAAATTGATGGTAAAGCCGCTGATGACCATGGCGGGATTGTTCAGTACTTTGAGAAACTCGCAGGTGTAGAAGTGAAGCGGACCCAATAA
- a CDS encoding GntR family transcriptional regulator produces the protein MQPSTDKSRPAYQQAYEVLRDMILQGTLSPGTKLVEEKLATDLNVSRTPIRESIRRLEQEGLVVNKRVVKLTETDLRNTFELRKLLEGHAAQCAAAFLSAQEVTALEHCVHAGHTGSKEEIMEANKEFHEIIMRASNNALMIDLFDKMQSVIYLFRQTVVYYQRPFLIEEHHQICEAIKAHDGQTAERLMKEHLQSDLEFCLHLIR, from the coding sequence ATGCAACCAAGTACGGACAAGTCCCGGCCAGCTTATCAGCAGGCCTATGAAGTGCTGCGGGACATGATTTTGCAAGGCACCCTTTCTCCAGGAACCAAACTTGTGGAAGAGAAGCTGGCAACTGATCTGAATGTCAGTCGAACCCCGATCCGAGAATCCATCCGCCGCCTGGAACAGGAAGGATTAGTCGTGAACAAACGGGTCGTCAAGCTTACCGAGACGGATCTGAGAAATACGTTTGAATTACGGAAGTTACTGGAGGGACATGCCGCACAATGCGCTGCTGCCTTCTTATCAGCACAGGAAGTGACAGCTCTTGAGCATTGTGTGCACGCGGGACATACTGGAAGCAAGGAAGAGATCATGGAAGCCAATAAAGAGTTTCACGAAATTATCATGCGTGCAAGCAATAATGCATTGATGATTGATCTGTTCGACAAAATGCAATCCGTCATTTATCTATTCCGCCAGACAGTGGTATATTATCAGCGCCCCTTCCTCATTGAAGAACATCATCAGATTTGCGAAGCGATCAAGGCACATGACGGTCAGACTGCGGAACGACTGATGAAAGAGCACCTGCAATCCGATCTGGAATTCTGTCTTCATTTGATCCGATAA
- a CDS encoding zinc-dependent alcohol dehydrogenase: protein MRAVTFQGLKDIQVKEVEDPVLQQKDDIIVRITSTAICGSDLHIYQGALPAAKDYVIGHEPMGIVEEVGPEVTRVKKGDRVVLPFNIACGECFYCNHDMESQCDNSNGNPDIHTGGYFGFTERYGNHPGGQAELLRVPYGNFTPFVIPESCELEDEALLFLSDVLPTAYWSVENAGVKPGDTVTVLGSGPIGLMTQKFAWMKGAKRVIAVDRLPYRLEKAKRLNDAEIFNFEDYDDMGEHIREITQGGTDVVIDCVGMDGKKNMLEEIGQKLKLHGGSLSAIEIGMKAIRKFGTLQLTGVYGSSYNMFPLGNLFERNINLKMGQAPVIHYMPELFRKITAGEFDPTEIISHRIPLENASEAYRIFNDHEDECTKVILKP, encoded by the coding sequence ATGAGAGCCGTTACGTTTCAGGGACTGAAGGATATTCAAGTCAAAGAGGTTGAAGATCCCGTACTGCAACAGAAGGATGATATTATCGTTCGTATTACTTCCACAGCCATATGTGGTTCCGATTTGCATATCTATCAGGGCGCTCTGCCTGCTGCCAAAGATTACGTTATCGGCCATGAACCGATGGGCATTGTAGAAGAAGTAGGTCCGGAAGTGACACGTGTGAAGAAGGGGGACCGTGTAGTCCTGCCTTTTAACATCGCATGTGGTGAATGCTTCTATTGTAATCATGACATGGAGAGCCAGTGTGACAATTCCAATGGCAATCCGGATATTCATACAGGTGGTTATTTTGGATTCACCGAACGCTACGGAAATCATCCCGGAGGTCAGGCAGAATTATTGCGTGTTCCCTACGGGAACTTCACTCCGTTTGTAATTCCGGAATCCTGTGAACTGGAAGACGAAGCTTTATTGTTCCTGTCCGATGTACTTCCAACCGCTTACTGGAGTGTCGAGAATGCCGGAGTTAAACCGGGAGATACGGTCACGGTACTCGGTAGCGGCCCTATTGGGCTGATGACGCAGAAGTTCGCCTGGATGAAAGGTGCCAAACGCGTTATTGCTGTGGATCGCCTGCCTTATCGACTGGAAAAGGCCAAACGCCTGAACGATGCAGAAATATTTAATTTTGAAGATTATGATGATATGGGTGAGCACATTCGTGAGATTACACAAGGCGGGACGGACGTTGTTATCGACTGTGTAGGGATGGATGGCAAAAAGAACATGCTGGAAGAAATCGGACAGAAGCTGAAACTTCATGGCGGTTCACTGAGTGCGATCGAAATCGGCATGAAAGCAATCCGCAAATTCGGTACACTCCAGCTTACGGGTGTATATGGCTCTTCCTACAACATGTTCCCACTAGGCAATCTGTTTGAACGCAATATCAATCTGAAAATGGGACAAGCTCCTGTTATCCATTATATGCCTGAATTATTCCGTAAAATCACTGCTGGTGAATTTGATCCAACCGAGATCATCTCCCATCGAATTCCATTGGAGAATGCAAGCGAAGCATATCGCATTTTCAATGATCATGAAGACGAATGTACCAAAGTCATACTCAAACCCTGA
- a CDS encoding class I SAM-dependent methyltransferase has product MSDVIKSQVQKQFAKNAGKYVTSAGHAQGEDLALLVASSQATSDMNVLDIATGGGHVANALAPLVQRVTALDLTEEMLQVAEQFIQGNGHHNVDFVAGDAEKLPFDDDSFDLVTCRIAAHHFPDVSAFVHEALRVLKIGGRLLLIDNVAPERDEYDQFYNEVEKCRDASHVRAWRKAEWIHMLEYAGFRMETMVSFQKRFNFDEWSNRAALPEREREVLKASMLSAPSVIRKFFNFEVSEQGQLISFQGESMYFQAIKPDHA; this is encoded by the coding sequence ATGTCTGATGTAATCAAAAGTCAGGTGCAGAAGCAGTTTGCGAAAAATGCAGGGAAATACGTGACGAGTGCGGGACATGCACAAGGTGAGGATCTTGCGCTGCTCGTGGCTTCATCTCAAGCCACTTCGGATATGAACGTGCTGGATATTGCTACTGGAGGAGGGCATGTCGCGAATGCTTTGGCGCCACTTGTTCAGCGGGTGACAGCGCTGGATCTTACGGAAGAAATGCTTCAGGTTGCTGAACAATTTATCCAGGGAAATGGACACCATAATGTGGATTTTGTAGCAGGGGATGCAGAGAAGCTGCCATTCGACGATGATTCCTTTGATCTTGTGACCTGCCGAATCGCCGCTCATCATTTTCCGGACGTTTCTGCGTTTGTTCATGAAGCACTACGAGTGCTGAAGATTGGTGGCAGGTTGTTATTGATTGATAACGTGGCACCTGAGCGTGATGAGTATGACCAGTTTTACAATGAAGTGGAGAAGTGCCGGGATGCAAGCCATGTTCGGGCGTGGCGCAAAGCGGAATGGATTCATATGCTGGAGTATGCAGGCTTCCGAATGGAAACAATGGTTTCCTTCCAGAAGCGCTTTAACTTTGATGAATGGTCTAACCGTGCAGCGCTCCCTGAGCGGGAGAGAGAGGTGCTTAAAGCAAGTATGCTCAGTGCCCCATCCGTCATCCGCAAATTTTTTAACTTTGAGGTGTCAGAGCAAGGGCAGCTCATCAGCTTCCAAGGAGAAAGTATGTATTTCCAAGCGATTAAACCGGATCATGCCTGA